In Candidatus Melainabacteria bacterium RIFOXYA2_FULL_32_9, the genomic window AATATGTTCAATGTTTTATTAAGTATTCTCAGCTAATAGATAAAGCTTCCTTATCCAACATACTCCTATCACTCCCTTTCAACTCCACTGCATATCCTCTTACAATCTCCTCCTCCCTATGCATCACTACTTTTAATGTGGTACATTTTACCCCCTCCTAAACAGAGGGGTTTTTTATTTTAAATATATCTCTTTTATATTATTTTATCGTCACTATTAATTTGTAGTATTATTATAATTAGACATGTAAAGTCTTTAGACACTAAGTTAGCGTATTTTTCAGTTTTGAGAGGTAAATTTATGAAAAAAGACTCTAAAAAAATCTTAAATTCTACCTTACTATTCTTTTAAGCGGAATTATTGCAGGAAGCATTCTAGCATTTGCTGACAATTTTAATTGTTGTTACATTAGAAGAATCACTAAAAAAATACTAAAAGGAGTGATTAATAAGTGAGTAAAATTTTAGTTATTGATGATGATATATCCATTCTTGAATTACTTGAGATTAATCTCGAGCTATTAGGCCATGAAGTCGTAACAAGTCCAGATGGAATTAAAGGATTTGCTCTGGCACAACAAGAAGTTCCTGATTTGATAATACTTGACATTATGATGCCTGAAGTTGACGGATATACTGTAGCTCAGCGTATAAGACATAATAAATCCACAAAAAATATTCCTATATTAATGCTTACAGCTTTAGGAATGCTCAAAGATAAAGTTCAGGGATTTGATTCAGGAGTGGACGATTATCTGGTAAAACCATTTGAATTAGAAGAATTAAAACTCAGAGTAAGAGCCCTTCTTAGAAGATCAGGTTCTCTTCCTGAATCACTAACTATACCTGAAATACTGACTGTCGGAGATATAACTTTAGTTCCTGAAAACCTGACAGCAAAACTCAATAATCAGGATGTAAAGTTAACCCCAATTGAATTTGAAATACTGAATAATCTTGTCCAAAAACATGGGCAGGCGGTTTCTGCCGGTTCATTATTGAAAGAAGTCTGGGGATATTCTCAAGATGACGACATAGAGACCATCAGAGTTCATATTAGGCATTTAAGGACAAAGCTGGAAAAAGCCAGTCCTGATAAAAAATACATTGAAACTATTTATGGTGGTGGTTATCGCCTAATTCCATACGGTAGTGTAACCCCAACCAGCAAATCTTAAAGGAAATTTTATTAGATTTATGTCAATAATACACGAATATATAACTAAAAACTTAGCTTCATCTAATCTTCATGATATTTTTGAGAAAGTTGCACATAATCAAAGATTATCTAAAGAAGATGGATTAAGGCTTTATGAATCATCTGAACTTTTATCCATAGGATATATGGCAAATTTAGCCAGAATAAACAGATTAAAGCAAGACAATGAAGCAGCTAATTATGTTTATTGGATAAACAATCATCACTTAAATCTGACAAATATTTGTGAAGGTAAATGTAAGTTTTGCGCTTACCGCAAACAAGAAAGTGATAATGATGCCTTCTTGTTATCATTAGATCAAGCTATCGAGTATATAGAAACCAAGATTGATAAAAACATTAAAGAAATTCATATAGTATCAGCTCTTAATCCCAAATGTGATCTTGATTATTACATAAATCTTCTGAAAAATTGCAGAA contains:
- a CDS encoding DNA-binding response regulator; translation: MSKILVIDDDISILELLEINLELLGHEVVTSPDGIKGFALAQQEVPDLIILDIMMPEVDGYTVAQRIRHNKSTKNIPILMLTALGMLKDKVQGFDSGVDDYLVKPFELEELKLRVRALLRRSGSLPESLTIPEILTVGDITLVPENLTAKLNNQDVKLTPIEFEILNNLVQKHGQAVSAGSLLKEVWGYSQDDDIETIRVHIRHLRTKLEKASPDKKYIETIYGGGYRLIPYGSVTPTSKS